TAACATTTtggtgtaaattttttttaattagctGGATGATATGATTGGTGTGAGAAGTCATCAtatgggaggaggaggaggatgggAAGGCAATGAACAGAATGTTCCGTACGAGCATCATCACCAAGCTCAGCCTCAAGGACTATTCCAGCCTCTTGAATGCAATCCTACACTGCAGATAGGGTAAATGCATGCTTGTCTACTTCGCTACTAAGATTTGTCTTTGTTTGAGGTTCTTTAGTTTCTTGGTATTAAGAGGACCATATAATTTACGtgatatgatgatgatgataacagCAGGTATGACAATCCAGTAGGCTCGGAGCAGATAACTGCAACAACACAAGCTCAGGCGCAGCCAGGAAACGGTTACATCCCAGGCTGGATGCTCTGAGTGTCACATTATGAGAGTCAATGTGATCAACCTCACCAAACAAAAGatctgttttaaaataataaatagtagtATAGACACCAGACTTGGATTTATATACATAAGAAAGTGGCTATGTATAATGTCCTAAGGATCTGGCAGGACTTAAGTGTCTTTTGGGAAACCTTGCTACATATTTAAGGATTGAAATGTGTGGAACTTGTTTTACCTTTTGAATCTAATTACTTAAGTACTGCACAAATCTAATGGCGAAGGCGAACATTGTAGATTACAATCTTGGGACCTCTCCTTGAATGTAAACCAAATTATAAACCGTCACACATTAATAAAAGGGTTCATACAAGATGATGTAAAAAAGTTTAATGCTTCCTTGGACAGAACAGTGTAGAACATCAGATTTCTGtgtcttttgttgttgttgttgtgagtGTTTCCTCAGAACTCAATAATCTAACTTTGCAGAGCTTACATGTCTTCATTTTTTGgtcaatatatatacacacaaaatGTTGTTAATAAAACAGTAATTtacagatcaaagcaatttgcaCATCTCTGTGTTCCCTTGTTGATCTCCCCCTCTTTTCAGTCTAGACAAGATCAGTGATGATCACTCACGGTGTTTCGTTGAACTCCATCACCTGAGAGAATGAGACAGAAACACAGCAGAGGGAACTTATTATTTAATCAAACTTGCATTGACAAAACAATGCAAATGTTCAGAGTTTCATGAAGAATGATTAGCTCTATTACCTTCCCACAAACAGGGCAGTCCTCGCTTCTCTCCATCCACTCATAAATGCAACCGAGGTGGAAATGGTGAGAACACTTTGTAACAATCTTCGGGTTCTCTGATGTGTActctgcacaaaaaaaaaaagatctgatACTTAGCTTCCCTTCAAACGCATTTatggaagaagaaaatgaatacCTTCAAGACACGTTGGAcaaacatcttcatcatcagacATTACATACACACCATCATTCCCACCAGCATCCATTGACTTCGACTTAACAATCCTCCGAGTGAATTTAGAGAAGTCATCTTTAGAATCTTCACCAGAGACCATAAGCTTACTACTAGCCCATTTGCTTCCTTCCACTGAGAAAGACTCAGAGTCCACATCAGCAGCATCATGACTTCTCAAAGGCTCAGCTTCCTCACGCGAATGACTTGAACCCTTATCGCGTCTTGAGACAAGCCGTGAACGGAAGAAGCCTGGATCAGCGTCGTAAGGCAGAGGCCTTGGAGTAGAGTGGAAGGTGGTAGACATGAAGTTATCataggaagaagaggaagttaTGGATacagtggtggtggtggtagtaGCTTGTAAGGAGGATGGGAGAGAGCGGGTTGTTTCGTTTCTTCTAAACAAAGTGATATACTGCCAAGAGACAGAGAAACAAATACTCAGAGctcaactttaaaaaaaaaactagcagttgtgaaaaaaaaggagaaacatTACCAGGTTAAGTAAGCTGTTAACAAGACATCTAGGGCAAGGGTTGTTTCTATTTATAGAACTACTTGGGTTCGTGTAGTCCTCGTAGTCTTCCACACGGAAGCAAGAAGAAACACAtcccatttttttcttttcttgaaatGTTAACTCAAGAAACTCACCCACAACACTGATAATTACTAAAAAACcataaagtttgaaacttttgggAAATTCCTTAAGCCTCCACCAAACTGTAGAATGATCTGATGATTCTGatcacaaaaaaagagagagtgtaTTTGATAAATTAGCAAGAACTTGGGAGTGATTCAACAACATTGACAGTTAAGTAAGATACATCAAACATTACAGCACATAAAGGTTGTTCctttggacaaaaaaaaaaaagaaaagtcgAGGTTTTGCATTAAGCAAATTAAACAGTTGAAAGTTGAAATCTAATTTAGGTAAATCCCTAACAAACTCAATAAAACAGAGaaacatattaatattaaaaaaataacccACTTGGGGTTAAACAAAATCCTCACGATGGTTGACTAATAAGGATCGATCATCAGAGCTCATTATCCACAgaagaacatttttttttttcaaaaacagagGAATGGGAATGAAGACTATACCTTTGACGAAGAGCTCAATTGGGTTTTCGAATTCGATCGGCCTCGACGGAAGAAAAGAGACAGAGAACGGACCCAAATccaattttgaaaacaaaactaaaaaaaaaagttagaagcACAATAATAGCTTTATTGGAGGAATTTTCCTcagtttttatcttttttttttaaaaggaaacaatTCGTCAGCGAGAAGAAGGATTGAAGAGAAAGGGAGGAGTGTGATGAAGTTGGTGAGAAGGTGGGTGGGCCTTCTTGCTGGCTGCCATTAGAGTGTGGAGTCTTTAGTTATTAAACACAAAATGGTTTAAAGTTAATTGGAAAATGCcaaaaagacttttttttttttttttgtaaatggcTTTAAAATGCCAAAAAGACTTCTAAATAAGTTGCAATATTTTTGGTTGTAAGTGCATAATTGAagatttgtttttgcatttttcCAAATACTTGCATGTATATATTCTATAAACACTTGAGTGACGCTATGATATAATAGTgttaattatatattctataaaCAGCTGTGTAAATTGTAATAGTGCTACTAAGCAAATTATTGTTATTCTTTCCACATCAAGATTGaacacaactttttttttttatctctatctaccctttttaatctttcttttgTAATTTAGGTCCATCATTTTAGCTTTCACTGACGATTTAGAGAATAGTGGTAGTAGTACATTTTTAGAAATGTATACAACAAGATTCGACTATCCTATGGCTGTACTCTACGGTATCGTCTCTGATATTAAGTCTGTTGCTCTATCTTTTGAATGTATTTCATTTTCGTGGATCTCTCATGAGAAAAACAGTGAGGCAGATTCATTGGCAAAACAAGTCTTGGTGGCTGAGGTTGCCTTAATGAGCTCACCTAATGTTGGCTTTATCaattaatgaatgaaagtttgtgtttcaaaaaaaaaatacaacaagATTCGAAGGCAGGAAATCATCATGGGTTAATGTTCAACAAACAGTTGGGCTTTTTGGTCAATCAGCCCACATCATGAAATGGGTAAGAGTAAGACCAAGGTTTACCTACATTTTGGGTTAATTCGATATGTAGTCCTgtattttattgaattttaatctttaaaattaCAAATCTTTGTCCTGTTAAGAATTTAAAATGCTTTTTCcacatatatttttactttaacaTGTGAATTGATTAAAAGATCCCTTAATTGTGATATTTTATCAACATTTTCATACATTTTACACAATCCCGTGGTCGATATATAATCCATTTCAGTGCCTTTGTTTATTCATTTCTCGTGAATGTCTGATGGTTTAGCATATACGGCGTCCTGtgaaaaacaaactaaacagaTGTAAAAAGGTTAAAACGAAAACTCCAGAAGAACATTCACattctttgatttattttacTGAATTGAATTCTCTTGTCTTTATCAAGAATGATTAtttattctttatatttttaccaaaaaaaaaagaatgattaTTTATATACACACAAGAAGACAGTAGTAAGAATTGGGTATATATTATATGGTTTGTGTGGACATCCTTTGTGTCTCGTGAATCGACAGAGACTCTCCAACTGTATTCACTTCCCCATTCTCATTCCCATAATGCTTCACTTTCATAAATTCTAGTTATTGTTTCCATtgttaaagaaaagaaaaaactacaGTTACTCAAGTCTAGTTATCACACTAGTCTCATTGGTTACAGCTATATCACGAAATCTAAAAAAACACATGTATAAATCAAATCATATGTGAAAATACCTACTCTTCTAAGAATGTTTTTGTTAATAGATTGTATTTGTAGGTACGTGTAAGTGTAACTTTAACAACATTACAAGCATATTGTATCTAGTTTGTAATATTGGATGATTTCGATATATTTAAATCTGCTTGTTAGACTGTTGCTGATATGTTAATGTTTGTACTCTTCCACTTTCAAAGCTAGgacaaaatacatataaagaTTCTTGTTTCTTGATAGCATTATGAAACAAAGTATAAAcagatcatatatatataacatgtaaTTTGTTGCATTAGAGTTATTCTTGTGTAATCATCTAGATCCAAGCTTGCTAAAATGCATAATGCTTGCTGTTAATAAAAAGGAATTGAACTAACAATATTTTCTTCGTACTACCATGATCTGTATTTATATCTTTAggaaaattatatttcattaaaaataataacgTGGGGAAGCTATTACCATGCAAGCATCAATCTAATCGACACGCGAACATGAATCCAAATATTGTTTGTTGTCTTTTTCTCACCTCTTACTATTTTCTTACAATAATTTAAGCTTTTAGAGCTGTAGAAAGATAAGAAATATTAGTCACAGGACACTATAGTAGCTTTGTAGTTTGGAAGCTAGACTTGTATTTTTCCCATGATTCACATTAACAAAACGAAGAGATAAGCTTTTGCTACAATCTCATCTTTTTTGTGGCTCACTCATCTTCACACAACAACTCTATATAAATCCCTCCTTCATCGATTACtttctgtttcataataaagagatagagagagactTATTCGATAACTATGGAGATAACAACGACCTTCACGGTTTTGTTTACTCTTATGATTTTCTTAGGAATCTCTATCAATGGAGGTTTGTCTCAAGGACATCAACATCTTGTCAAGAAGACACGTTCTTCTGCGGTTGTAGTAGGAACTGTCTACTGCGACACTTGTTTCAACGGTGCCTTTTCGAAATCACACAACCACTTGATCCcaggtttgtttgtttttttttcttcttaattttgTTTCACCGGTTCTTGTTTAAGATCTCGATCGGCTAAAGTCAGTTTGTTGGATCTTGTTGCAGGTGCTGTAGTTGCAGTGGAATGTATTGACGAGAACTCTAAACCGAGTTTCAGACAAGAGGTGAAAACAGACGAGCACGGCCAATTCAAAGCAAAGTTACCCTTCACTGTGAGCAAACACGTGAAGAAGATCAAGAGATGCTCCGTGAAGTTGCTAAGTAGCTCACAGCCTTATTGTTCCATAGCTGCTTCTGCTACTTCCACTTCTCTCAAACGTCTTAAATCGAGCAAACACGGGGAGAACACTAGGGTTTTCTCTGCAGGGTTCTTCACTTTCAAACCGGAGAATCAACCAGAGATATGCAGCCAGAAACCGATAAATCTCCGTGGATCCAAGCCTCTTTTACCCGATCCAGCTTTCCCTCAACCGATCCAAGACCCGGTTCCAAACAATCCTTCCCCTCTCCCAAACCTCCCAATCGTTCCTCCACTCCCTAACCTGCCTATTCCTcaacttcctcctcttcttcctccagGACCACCACAGAAACAACCTTCCTTGCATAACAAGAAAGAAAGTTCCTTGGATGACAAGAAAACCGAAGTACTAAAACCTGATTTCTTCTTTCCTCCTAACCCGGTCACGCCTCTCCTCCCTCCCACCCCGCTTAACCCGCCTCTCCTCCCTCCCAACCCGCTAAACCCGCCGGGTATCATCCCTCCAAACCCTCTCATTCCGTCTCCACCAACTCTTCCTCTCCCACCTCTACCGTTTCAACCGCCTCCTTCCGGGTTAATCCCTCCTATTCCGTCAATTCCTACTCTTCCACCTGTTCCGGTCATTACTCCCCCTTCACCGCCGCCACCTACTTTCCCTATTCCTCTCCCTCCCATCTTCCCTGGTGTCCCTCCGGCTTCATCTTCCTTCTCTAGCCACCATCAGCCCTAGTTTTAAAAGTCCCTTTCTCCACACATTTCCAATTATGTATCATCTTCGTTTTCTTTCCTCGGGATCTTCACTTGTTGGCTTGTTGTAATCtcaatctctataatattactAAGGAGTTTCATTTTCTGGTTTCTATTAATTGTCTAATTCTCAGCTACatacaataacaacaacaacaacaaaaacagcATGAACTTTAATAATTACATCAAAAGTAGATCTGAAACAGACTAGTTTGGCTTGATTAAGAGATTAGGCAGCTTGTGTAActatcataaaatttgaataccTTTACAGAATTGCTACTTTTTGTACTTTATTTTAGTTCCAATGAAGTGAGTGTATCAATAATTCAATCTGATCAAAATCTCAAGTGCACTAAATCGGCTCAATTAAGAGATTAGGCAACTTTTGTAATTATCAGAAAGATAGATCCATAACACGCAATTATAACTTTCTTTGTGGGTCGTTATTAGTGAATCTGATCAGAACTCAAACAGTCAAAACTCTTCTGATTCGATCTTGCAATGGCGGAAGCTTCAAACTCCGACACCGGCAAAGAGAATCCGACATTCAAGATCCGAAGACTGGAGATCTCCGACAAGAGAAAGGGATACATGGAGCTTCTCGGTCAACTCACCGTCGCCGGATCACTCACCGACGAAGAATTCGATCGACGATTCGAAGAGATCAGCTCGTACGGAGACGACCACTTGATCTGCGTGATCGAAGACGAGTCCTCCGGCAAACTCGCGGCCACAGGGAGCGTGATGATAGAGAAGAAGTTTCTGAGGAGCTGCGGGAAAGTCGGACACATCGAGGACGTCGTCGTGGACTCGGAGTTTCGCGGGAAGCATCTCGGGAAGAGAGTGGTTGAGTTTCTCACGGAACATAGCAGAGAGATGGGTTGTTACAAGGTGATTTTAGATTGTAGCGTGGAGAAGAAAGTGTTTTATGAGAAGTGTGGGATGTTCAATAGAGGGATTCAGATGTCTAAGTACTTCGATTGAAACTGATCATCTTGTTTTTGCTTTTGTCTTAATATGAAAGTCTGTGTCTTTAACTTGATTCCGTTACAAAATAAGATTAAAAGGTTTGGACTTTGAGAAGTGAGATTATTATGATTTAAGACAACAAGTCTCCGCCGCTGGATTGCCAGAGGTTGATGATGTCTGTAGCTTGGTTGAGGAGGAAGACGCGGTGGAGCTCGGAGATCCAAGGCTTGCTTTCTAGCAAAGTTTTGAGCTCTTCCCAAGCGTCTTTCCTAGGCCAGAAGTAGTAGGGACTGAGTGGGATTGTTCCGAAGCCTGGTACGGTTTGGTCTAGTGCGACTCCTATGTCCTTTTGCATCCACACGAACTTTAGTACCACTCTTGGTTTGTCCAGGGGTTTCACCACCACACGCAGCTTCTTCTGCAATTGAGACAGTAAAAGTCTAGTTTCAGTGCACATAtaataagaagaaaacaatAAGCATATCTTTCACAACAAAGTTTAGAATCAAGCAACACAAGAAACTGAGGTTTGAGTGTGAGACTGAGCTGGCTGCCCTATAAAACCATACATcccaattttattttgaaagtgtTCAAAGAATTAACAATGAAGTAACGTAAAGGGAGGTTATATATAAGATCCGATTGTGCAAATATGCACACAAGCCACTTAtcagttacaatttttttttgaaagtgtTCAATAATAAGCTTATGGTGGTTTGTTCTGTTCAGACTGTCTGAATCAGACATGGTCTTCAAAAGGAACAAACTTTACGCAATTGTTTGGTAAAAGAATCTCATGGGAACAAAGGATTATAGTGATAAAGGagaatgataatatatataagatctGTTTGGTTCAAAGGTGAAACCTTTTTCCTCTCACACACTGCAGCTTTGTCTAACTAAGCTAAAACCCCAATTTTTGGTTCAATGACTGACCTTTCCAAGGGACGGAGAGTCAGATTCTGGCGGTTCATGAGAGAAGTTAGGAGAGGAAGATGCGAATATTCCGGATACTCTGGCCGGAATTTGACCTGGACTTAAAGTAGAGCACGAAATCGACGGCTGAGAAGAGGGTTTGAGCTTCGTTGGTGGCGAGATATGAGCTATGGGTTTCAGAGAGAGTTTCTGAGAAGCTGAAGGAGCTATCCTGATCCCCAAATATGCATTATGAATCGACTGAGCCGCCATTTCTGCTGCGTCTGAAGCTTCCAACTTCCAAGAGAGAGACGGTGAGAGGAAAATAAGAGGTTTAACAAAGTTTCAGGTTGAACCGGTTAAGTTATGGTCGGGTTGGACCAAAAGCGAGTTCGTCGGTTATGTAAATATCACGATTTTAAAATGGGTTTTAATATGCCAACAGAAAATAGGTTCAGGCAATTTCTGTTATTTTACAAAGTtgtattagaaataaaaaaattctgtgTGGctcaaatgtttttcttttaaaagtttctCTCACAAATATATTCAAAAGTTACATAAAAACAATTGTGGCAGTATCATACTTAACATTGGCcataacagttttttttaaagttagtgATCATGTCGTAGTCATCCAATTTGTCATTGTACTGAAGAACCTTCAGGTGAACCAGGACTGTCGATAGCCTGCACCTGCACAATTAATAGTGAGATCGTTGATGCTCTCTCAAGTGAAGAAAGAACAAATAAGCCTCTCTGCAGAAACCATTATTACCTACAGAAGGACGAAACTCGTAACCGAACAGTTAATGCCTAAGCTTTACCTAGTCGGTATAACTCCCAGGTTGTATCTGCCATTTCAACATACACGATCATAAGCATCACTTATCAATTACCAAAACAAGTCTTCTCATTTCAGAGTAGAATCAATAGaatggatctttttttttttgcgacaTAAAAGCATGGTTCCATATTTGAACTTATTAACGCT
Above is a window of Brassica napus cultivar Da-Ae chromosome A10, Da-Ae, whole genome shotgun sequence DNA encoding:
- the LOC106372180 gene encoding E3 ubiquitin-protein ligase At3g02290 yields the protein MGCVSSCFRVEDYEDYTNPSSSINRNNPCPRCLVNSLLNLYITLFRRNETTRSLPSSLQATTTTTTVSITSSSSYDNFMSTTFHSTPRPLPYDADPGFFRSRLVSRRDKGSSHSREEAEPLRSHDAADVDSESFSVEGSKWASSKLMVSGEDSKDDFSKFTRRIVKSKSMDAGGNDGVYVMSDDEDVCPTCLEEYTSENPKIVTKCSHHFHLGCIYEWMERSEDCPVCGKVMEFNETP
- the LOC106372175 gene encoding vegetative cell wall protein gp1, which encodes MEITTTFTVLFTLMIFLGISINGGLSQGHQHLVKKTRSSAVVVGTVYCDTCFNGAFSKSHNHLIPGAVVAVECIDENSKPSFRQEVKTDEHGQFKAKLPFTVSKHVKKIKRCSVKLLSSSQPYCSIAASATSTSLKRLKSSKHGENTRVFSAGFFTFKPENQPEICSQKPINLRGSKPLLPDPAFPQPIQDPVPNNPSPLPNLPIVPPLPNLPIPQLPPLLPPGPPQKQPSLHNKKESSLDDKKTEVLKPDFFFPPNPVTPLLPPTPLNPPLLPPNPLNPPGIIPPNPLIPSPPTLPLPPLPFQPPPSGLIPPIPSIPTLPPVPVITPPSPPPPTFPIPLPPIFPGVPPASSSFSSHHQP
- the LOC106372177 gene encoding glucosamine 6-phosphate N-acetyltransferase-like, whose translation is MAEASNSDTGKENPTFKIRRLEISDKRKGYMELLGQLTVAGSLTDEEFDRRFEEISSYGDDHLICVIEDESSGKLAATGSVMIEKKFLRSCGKVGHIEDVVVDSEFRGKHLGKRVVEFLTEHSREMGCYKVILDCSVEKKVFYEKCGMFNRGIQMSKYFD
- the LOC106372176 gene encoding 30S ribosomal protein 3-2, chloroplastic-like; translated protein: MAAQSIHNAYLGIRIAPSASQKLSLKPIAHISPPTKLKPSSQPSISCSTLSPGQIPARVSGIFASSSPNFSHEPPESDSPSLGKKKLRVVVKPLDKPRVVLKFVWMQKDIGVALDQTVPGFGTIPLSPYYFWPRKDAWEELKTLLESKPWISELHRVFLLNQATDIINLWQSSGGDLLS